The Acidicapsa ligni DNA window TTTTGCATCCTGCTGAGGCAGTGCATGGCGACCTGGGGGTGCTGATGCCGGGGGATGTGGTGGTGGCGCTTTCGGCGAGCGGCGAGACGGAGGAGATTTTACGGCTGCTGGCAACGTTGAAGCGGAAGGGAGATGCGCTTATCTCGTTCTGCTGCAATCTGCAATCGACTTTGGCGCTTGCCAGCGATGTGGTTTTGGATGTGGGGGTTGAGCGGGAGGCTTGTGGGATGAACCTGGCTCCTACGGCTTCGACGACGACGATGCTGGCGCTTGGCGACGCTTTGGCGATTGCGGTGTCGATACGCAAGGGGTTCAAGGCTGAGGATTTTGCGGATCTGCATCCGGGCGGGAAGCTGGGCAAGAAACTCGCGCTGGTGCGGGATTTGATGCATTCGGGTGAGGCTGTTCCGATGGTGGGAGATGGGACGCTGATGACGGATGTGATCTACGAGATGTCGCGGAAGAAGCTGGGGCTGACCACGGTTCAGAGAGACGGGACGCTGCTGGGCGTGATTTCGGATGGGGATTTGCGGCGATTGCTGGAGCGCGAGGGCGGTACGGCGCTGGGCCGGACGGCTGGCGAGGCTATGAATGCTGCTCCGCGGACGATTGCCGGTTCAGAACTGGCGGCTCGCGCTTTGGCGGTGCTGGAAGAAAAGAAGATTACTTCGTTGATTGTGGTGGATAGCAAGGGCAGTGTTGAAGGCGTGCTGCATTTACATGATCTTTGGGGAATGGAATTGATCTGAAGTTTACTGGTGGCTTAATTTTTAGCAGGAGATTTTTATGTCGACTACATCTTTCAATCCGCGCGATTCGGAGCAACGCAAGGCTAAAACTACCGGGAAAGTTCGCGGGGTGATTGTCTGGTCGAGTTTACTTTTTGCGGTGTTGCAGAGCGTGTGCACGTTTTTTGCCGCCGTGGATGGGTTTCGACTGGCGATCGGAATAGGGGCCCTGGTGGTTGGCGGAGTGGCTGGAAGCACGATGCATTGGCTGCATTCGGACATGGTTCGAGTGCCGATGGTGGCCCTGGCGCTGGCTGGCTCGCTGTTGAACCTGGTGGTGCTCTGGCAGGTCAGGCGGCTGCGGGCGGCGCCTGCGGCGCAATGGAGGGTTACTTCGCCCAGCCCGCGGAAGATTCGGCTGGAGCGGATGCAGTTTTTGCTCTCGATTTTGACGCTGGCGCTGGTGGGGGTTGAGGAGTACTGGCATTTCACCTGGCATCATCATTTTTGAATTTGGGTTAGAGGCTGGGTGGGTGGTTTTTGGGAGAAGCAGATTCCCTTCGGGAATGACAGACAGAAAAACAGGGGCAACGGCTTTGGCTCAGAGCGAGAACTAAGTTTTGAACTTTGAAACTTCATGCAAACTGACTTACTACCGCAACCTGACTTACTACTTAAAACACTATGACCGCAGAACGTGTCGCCCTTATTACCGGAGCATCCAGTGGCTTTGGCCTGTTGACTTGCGTGACATTAGCTGGGCGGGGCTGGCGGGTGCTGGCTACGATGCGTGATCCTGCCCGGCGCGAAAAGCTCGATGCTGCTGCCAGTGCTGCTGGAGTCGCGGAGAGAATCGAAGTTCATGCGCTGGATGTGACGAATGCGGAGCAGATTGCTGCCCTGGTTGACGTGGTTGCGGTTCGCAGCCTGCGTGTCGACGCGGTGATCAACAATGCCGGCTTTGCTTTGGCGGGATTTGCCGAAGATACGACGGATGCGGAGTTGCGTCGGCAGTTTGAGACGAACTTCTTTGGGGCGACGGCGGTTACGCGAGCCTTTTTGCCCTTGTTGCGGCGACAGCGGTCGGGGCACATTGTGATGATTTCTTCTGTGTCGGGGCGGATGGGGTTTCCGGGGTTGGGTAGCTATGCGGCGTCGAAGTTTGCGCTGGAGGCCTGGACGGAGACGCTTCGGATGGAAGTCGAGTCGCTGGGGATCGAAGTGGTTCTGATTGAGCCAGGGGCTTTTGAGACGGATATCTGGGGACGCAATGCGATTGTTTCCGAGGGCACGATGGATGCGAAATCTCCGAACGCCGAGCGCATTGCCCGCTGGCGGAAGCGTTTTGAGAATCCCAAGGTCAGGCCCGATGCGCAGGAGGTTGCGAATGCGATTGCGCGGGTTTTGGATGATCCGAAACCGAAGCTGCGGTATGTGTTTGGCCCGGATGCAAAAATGGGTTTAAGAATGCGACGATGGCTGCCGTGGAGTATTTATGAGCGGATGGTGATCAAGGGCAGCGGGATTGATGGGTAGGCTGATGATCCGGCTGGTATTGGGCTGGGCTGGGTGATTGTTGGGTGTGGAGAAG harbors:
- a CDS encoding KpsF/GutQ family sugar-phosphate isomerase; translation: MGSKDIQKSGISPAELVRTEAAALTALAERLDSIMAADFERAVELVLRCGEGRGRVVVTGMGKSGIIAQKIAATLSSTGTPALFLHPAEAVHGDLGVLMPGDVVVALSASGETEEILRLLATLKRKGDALISFCCNLQSTLALASDVVLDVGVEREACGMNLAPTASTTTMLALGDALAIAVSIRKGFKAEDFADLHPGGKLGKKLALVRDLMHSGEAVPMVGDGTLMTDVIYEMSRKKLGLTTVQRDGTLLGVISDGDLRRLLEREGGTALGRTAGEAMNAAPRTIAGSELAARALAVLEEKKITSLIVVDSKGSVEGVLHLHDLWGMELI
- a CDS encoding SDR family oxidoreductase, coding for MTAERVALITGASSGFGLLTCVTLAGRGWRVLATMRDPARREKLDAAASAAGVAERIEVHALDVTNAEQIAALVDVVAVRSLRVDAVINNAGFALAGFAEDTTDAELRRQFETNFFGATAVTRAFLPLLRRQRSGHIVMISSVSGRMGFPGLGSYAASKFALEAWTETLRMEVESLGIEVVLIEPGAFETDIWGRNAIVSEGTMDAKSPNAERIARWRKRFENPKVRPDAQEVANAIARVLDDPKPKLRYVFGPDAKMGLRMRRWLPWSIYERMVIKGSGIDG